The genomic stretch aaaatataatttatacagaaattatcaaacaataaatacatcaaaaatatgtaattttgattcgtttcttattcaaatttgtaatatttatacaaaaagagAAAGCGACACATATACAAAAAAAACACTGACAGAGGCCAAAAATGCTACAGTGGTTACATTTTATCAAAATCACTACGTAAACGTAACACTTGGAACGAAAACTATTCGACAAAAAGAAAACAAAGCATTGGCGTCACATACATCTTTTCATTTCCGTGGAAATCACACTAGCACTAAATTTGGTAATTGGATAATAAATATGCTATTCAAACAAGCTTGATTTTAAACGATTGAGTGAcgtttaataaatgaaatttttcgtaATGGTCTTGATGAAATTTTTACATAGCACGAAACCAAGTCGATTTTGACACTTCGTCTCGAGTCAATGACACACTATAGGAAACTTATATTCACTGTAGTAAATTAATTAACTTGCACAgtttaatgttgaaattatttcgAAGTTTTCTTATAGTCTATCACGTTTTGAGCGCGTACGATGAACCGCATCAATTTTCAAAAATACCACGAATACTAAATTTATTACAAAGCATAGTTCTTTCTTCACAACAGACTGTGTACCTTATTTCTCTGAGGCGCCGCCATAACGTAGAGCGTAGGCGTGGCGTATGTATAAGATCAACCAATCCGTTGTTTGGAAATGACATTGAATATTAGTACACCAATGAACGACCTCGATTCAAATTTGGAATACGTAAAAAATAGatacgaaaaatataaaatatgcatgcattaattgtattaaatcatttatttattctctcattatacaaaatatttttttgtcaatatacatgtaataaaaaagaaaatattccaaCTAAATAACAATATTGTTATTAGTTTAAAAACTTAACTTTGTAATAGTTATTactagattgcggatttttaaagaattttaaagaattaatatgGCTTAACTTGATATTTCACATTAAAGGATCTCTGTGGCCAATTGTTTTATCTACCGAGCATTATAGAAAACATTGTACTTTGGacagtttatatatttttcatattatgatcatgttttgtaattttgtactttaaaaattttttaaaaacccATAAAAATCTGCACTCTAGTTATTACATTTAAAAACTTTTAGATATCATTGAAATTATTCTGTTTTGTAGACGAGATTATGTCAGTTTCATAAAAGTCTtcaatagaagaaaaattaaaaatgttacttTGTTCTGCATTTTCGGAATATGTAGTATCATATGTAGCCATATTACTGGCATTATCAGTGTAACTTGATGAAATATTTGAACCACTCCCAGAATTTGTTATATTTGGGAGATTCTTATAAATAGTACTGTTTTCACAGAAATTAATAGATAAACTGTTAAATATGTCTGTTAACTGCATACTTTCATAAATTTTTGCAGCTTTTGACGCTTCTTTTTCAACATTTAATGCTTTCAAACAATTTTCATCTTTAACACTTACATTATTTTCTGATTGGACAGCATATGAAGATTCTTGTTTAgtattttctaatttaaaataattattgttctttgtttcttcctttgtgTTTTCTGGAAAAATATCAGTAAGTGCATTGTATTCATTGTTATTTTCTATACTTATATTATATGGAGTATGACTTTTGTTATCATGAAAGACTTTATGTTCATTTTTGTTGCATTTGCAActtgaattaatattattaatatcattttttaatttatcatcaaatttatttaaagaaattggTGACACTGGTTTCTCTATGTGATTTTTCTCATTGTATCGAGAAGCACTTTTAGAACGTATATTACgatgatttttattaaaatatacatcataaatattatcatcctgagaatattttttcatatttttgttgATAAGAATTTCAGGTTctatatagaaaaaaatgaaaaatattaagaattatttcaccttttcttattttatttaaattattaaaaattacttaccaaattttttattttttttaattgatgTATTTGAAAATAATCTTCCAGCTAATAGACCAgctatgaaataaataatatgtatattacataaGTTGAATACAAAGAACATAatcatattataatttaaaataatatctaCCAGCCATTCCAATTGCAGTGCCTCCAACGAAAAATGACATATGATTTtctttttgtattttctttgtcttaaacattttgaaattttaattatactaATCGAGAGAATACATCAAATCATGtcaataaatttcataaaaccaGATACACAAAGGATATAAAATAGTTCATGTTATGTTAAAtatgttggagatatttcaaggTAACAACAAAATGTAAACAATGAATGACCTTTAAATCAAGATGTATTGAAATAGATACACTTTTAGATTTCATCAAATgctttaatttctttttcttataaatTAAAAGTGTATTAAGTCTTAAATTATTATAACGAATAGATACAAAAATAACAGCATATGCTATACATAATTAGAGATTAAGTTTGGAATTTATATAACTacagaaatatcataaaatacaCTTTAAAATACTCAAAACTTAGGGCAAATTACATATTTATGATAGTACTAATATAAAAAGTACATAAATATGAGAACCAAAATCtatatgtttaaaaatataaacgGGTACAAgattgtaatttaataattctttgaCATGTTGGACACTTCTTAACTTTAGGTACTCGTAGAGCTAGAGTTATACattttgtacaaaatatatgtCCACAAGGAGTAGACATAGGTTTCATTTTAGAAGACAACTGTTCATAACATATTGGACAGGTCAATACAACTAACTTTTCTTCTCCAGAATCATTAGCATAACATATTCCAGTTTCTTTTGGACTATTGATATTATCTAGATCTATGATTTCCATTGTTTGTACATCTTTACATCTATTATTATCTGTTATTTCTCTAAAAAAATGTTTACCTTCAAATaaattcgattaaaattaaGGAAGTATAATGTGATAATATATACGTACATGATAGAATCTTCAAGTTGTGCAACTTGTTTTTTCGAACCACGCTTTCGTGACTTTGTTAttgttaaattaacaaatatttcatCCTTATTTCGTAATTTTGAAGGTTGATCTGGTAGGTCAGTCGTTAAATCAATATAATCAATTGGAACTGACAttttgttaatttctttcttttattttatgttCTAGTTCACAAAATTCCAGTAGACAGACACAACGATCGCGGATACAACCGACATAAGACACAACTCAAAAAGTCCTTCGATAGGTTATCGATATCTTTTTCTATCGATAAGATAATTTTTAATCGAGCGTTACAAGTTACGAGATAATCGAACATAcaaaacaaacgaaacgaataTGTTAAAATCAAAGCaaacataaattttaaataaagttgtatcatttaaaatatatatgataaacgctattattatacattatgtacataatatttaaaaatatctaaataaTCTCAGAATTTAGTACTCATTACATTATTTAGTAAATAAATCAATTGTCTATTTAGATTCCATTTTTTAGTtggatttataaaaatatgaatttacacatATATCCGCAGTCCTATAtccttttattcttttatttttcggcTTCACAGTCCGGGAAATGAACTTGGATTACATATCTCTTTCAACTTCCACTGATTTCTATGCGATCCACAgtctaattattatattatatgataaaaagtgtatcgaataatttattttattcaatattatCGTACACGTTGCAAACATTTGTTTTAGTAATGAAAGcgttttataatattcatagCCAGCCTtattatatacaattaaatttttaatatatagatacatatataataactataaactattgtaaaaaatacacaaaatacataatttaaaaCTTGAAtagttttaattatataatacttCTTCAAAATTTTTTGAGCATAAAATATAACAAAGTCATGCAGCTCAAATTACATTAATAGCTAAAAAAGTATGATTTTAATcatatatacaaaaattatataaaagagATATGTAGGCACTTTACACATCATCacattatatataaatgtatgaatatatgtatactatatatgtatatacgacgattaatgtatatttaaagctatttataaaatatgtttaaaaaagTATAACAGAATTTTGCTATATTTTACcgaaatgtaatttatattatttgtgtGTTTTAATAATGTTCATTCAAGAGCACTTCTGTTTCGCATATTTAaagttatttataataaaaagttttgcatatatatgtatgaatataataataaaatgattattcatttagaaatgaaaaaattgatCTCTTTGTTTGCTATTGCAAGCAATTAATGTTTGTCatcaaatttttcattaattttcttcatccattaacatatcattttatCTGTATTATGTATAAAAGTTACATTAcatatataacatttatatgTAAATCTACCTACTTAGTAATTATTATAGGGTTTCATAATGAATATACAATAAACATTTagtgtaattaaaatattttaaaagatgTAGTAAGTTCCAATTTAGCaacttatattaataattattacaaataataatttatgcgCACACTAACGTTAATTTGTTGCACAACAGTTTTGTCATTTACGAAAAGAATGCGATTTGGGCGCATTTGACAACGCAATTCAGgacacttttttttattaaaagatgAAATTGAACTTTAGATTGATGCGAGCGAGAGTGACAAAACTATCGCGCGACAAATTGTCGCTACTGTGCGCGTAGTCTAATTCAAGTAATCTTTATATTATTAAAGTAATGGTATATCGTATTAAATTTCAGTCGTCCACTCAACTATTATTTTGCTCTTACCATTGAGTGGATAGATTATAATttcaatttgtataaaaaaatgATTCAATAACCTTCAGATTCTTATAAAATGGACGGTTAAATTTTAATactttatgaaaaaatattattttgtttttgaaTTCCTTATATAAAATACCTGATTATATATAGATAAATGATTAAGGAAACACATTATCTTTGGTTATTATTGTGTAGATTAACGAACTAAGTTGAGTCATTGGTTAATGAGTATCTCGATTGCTTTTATTACGATTACGTAGTAATGAAGCATCCAAGAGAGAATAAGTACCAGGTTCAAATACTGGCGGATATTCAAGACCAGGATAATCAGGTGGTGGTGATGTAGGTGGTGGTATGTAAGGCAAAGTCGGTGGTGTCAATGAGTTTCTACCTATGCTTGCATGACCTTTCTGATAGGAGGGCTGACTTGCAATACCCTAAAAATAAATACTTGTTATTATGTTAATATTTGacacaatatttataattactatttattgaaatatatacCTTCGATATTAAATTTGGAGTACACGGCGATGGTGTATCTGGACTCCAATCACTAACAGAACTGACCGAACTAAAACTCTGACTGAGAGTTTGAGGACTATTTCCACTGAAGGAACTATGAGATTGACTGATTCCACTATCGCCAGGACTCTGACTGCTCGATCGACTTGGTAATCGTGACtgattgtaacatttttctttaaataacgCTCTGTGTAATCTCGGTGAtcctataatttatatataaattatagtcaaagattattataaaatataactgaAATTTAAAGTATATTATTTACCCAATAAAGTTTTTTGTGTTTCTTTAGGTAAATCAAGTGTAGAAGGTTTCTGCTGACATTTATTGccaaacaaatttttcaatCGATTTGTCTTTTGAACTTGTTCACCTTTATCTAAATGCATCTCAAATGCAGCAGTCATACCTTCTTGTTCGAATGGAGAAGTTGGTATAGGTGGTGGGTGGTACTGTGCTACGTTTTTCAAACGAGTTTTATCACAATTGATATCTTTTTTATCACCTCGTCGCAAAGAGTCCAACCAATGCTTGTCTGAAGAAACATGATCACGACGATTTGTTAGATTGAAACTTCCTTTGCGACTAATGGATGCATCTTTCTTTGCACGTTGTAAAGTTTCATAGAAAGTATGAAACGTAAGGTCGTTGGTAGATCCTGAAGAAcctaaatgaaaaagaaatcgtATTAATCTTGatatattaaaaagttattatataaataatgaaaGTTACCATCATTTCGAGTAAGTCGTCTTGGTGTCAGTTTCATGTCCTCTGATAAATTATTGACATTTTTAGGCAAATAATAATCATATGATCTAGAAATGTCATGATTACTTGAAGATTGTGCttgatttgtataaatattagtACTATATTCACAATTCAAGCTCACTTGCCTCCCAGACCCATCAACAATATCTGATTTATTATGACACAAAGAAGGTTTTTGGTCATTTGTGATAGTTTTACAGTGAAATGAATTGCATGGCTTCAACTGTTGAATATTTGAGCCAtctgataatttttttttattagcgTAATAAAATTCGTTCGATTTTTTATGAACCGAATGTTTTGATGATTCTCCTCTATATTCATTTCTTTCTGAATCAAAATCTTCGCTATATTGTCGCACTGCGTGAATGGTATCCATATTCCGAGAATAACCATATGCAGAAGCAGCGTTATTGACTACTTCATCactatttttatttcgaatataaACATCATTATTGAAAGTTCCATCACTGACAAATCTGGATTGTTCATTAACAGTCTCATTATCATGAAAGTTCCTATGTTGGACATGAACGTGATCGCTAGTTAAAGGAGTCATCCGTGGTGATACAGGCCTAGTTTTCGTCATTTGTCTTTGATCTTCTTGTTGCAACAACATGAATTCTTCTAACGTAATAAAACCTTGTAAATCTTCTGCTCTTCTATTTCTGTTACTGAGACACctaaatattaaatactatTTCACTAATTACTTTACAATATTCAATAGGATAACAAGAGATATGTATGTGTAAAAGCAAATAAAATGTGCTCTACTTCATTAAGGATAGTGTATAGGAAAACAGTTACAATAAGGAAAAACATGcacaaaatatatacatacatataaaataaatgcagtcaatatttttagttaattattttattatgaaatgcaaaatataacaatatttttaattgctATTATTCTTtagttaaaaatttattttcgcgtgtacaataaaaaaaaataaaaccatAATAATTTAAGTTTAGTAGAATTATAAaagattaaataatataacaaaattgATATATTAGTTCTGTAGCATGCAACATAAAATGTTACCTGTCTGTGGTACGCCTGTAATCACCCATATCTTGAGTGCTAGTTGACATATCAGTAGCACTATGAGATGCACATAATccataaaatgtacttcctgcaATCGTCATTTGCAAATCTGGCGAATTTGGAACAGAATCTTGTTTCCtgaaaaatattcatattttatttttgttttaaacgAGGTATTCCATACTAACTCTTACTTATTAGGCGTAGATGTAGGAAGAACTCTTCTGTAACTTCTAAACTGTGCAGTTGGAACAGGTACATTGTTTCTTGCACCAAGGaattttagatattttctaTCTAAACTAGCACCACTAATTTCATGATCCTTATACGAGGGAGAATCTTTACGAACAACTTTTTTTAATGATCCGAACGATTTTTCAAAGTTCGGTTTATGTTCCGAAGTATGAACATTTTTAGTTTTACTTTTTTGTTCGCTATCGCTCTCGTCAGTTTCGCTGAAAAGCGCACTATTCCTACTGTGGCCATCCGCACCTAAGGTTGCTTTGTTAATTGCATCTACCCATAAGGCAAGAAAATCTTCAGTGTCTGCAGCAAAATAAAATACCGTTCCTGTGTGATAAACCTTGAATGCATACTTTCTTGATTTTACTTCGGCAGCTCGTGATACGGTAAATCCTGTTAAAGCTATGAGACAGTCAGCTTTTATACTATTTTGAGTTTTAaacctatatttaaaaatataataaaataaatatttgtaagaTAAATATGTAGATATAAAAATTTGGTTAACGAACCTGTACAGAGAAGAGCACTTTAAAACAAACCAAGCTTTGGCCCAAGCACCACCTGCACCTCTCGTGCGGTATGTTAACCATCCTTCTAAATCACCTGTGCCTATATCTTTAACAGAGATATTCCGCTTTCCTAGTTAAAGGTAATGTAAAAATCAATAAGTATAAGTATTTAAagattaatatatattaatatctattaaatatatacaatgtgtGACAATTACTTACTTGCAAATAATATACTTCGTTTTCTATTAGTTCTGGGACTATTGCTGGAAGATTTGCTTAAACTTCCATGCAATCCAATACTTCTAGCCACCATCATAGCTTTATTAACTACACCTTTCTCAAaacttttttccttttcagACACTTTAGATTTATGATCTAGAAATTGCTTTGAAGAGCATAAACCATCTGGAGAATCCGTATTTTGAGAATAAGATTCAGTATCATGGTATTCCATTGTTGAATTAGTGTATACAGACTTCTCAACAATAGGTTCATACTTATCACAGATAAACTTAGTTTCCTTTATTTGCTTATCATTGTATTCTAAATATGTAGAATCCAAGTTTAAACTAGGTCTAAGTTCGTTATCTAGAGTATTCATATCATCaataaattctaatttttctGTAAAACTATTACAAACGTCAAAATAATCCTGCTTATCTTTATAATCCAAGGTACTTCTGATATGATTTTCCGTATAATATTCCAAACTCTTTAAATCTTTTCTAGtattaattttttctggcgtacAACACTTTTCTTGGTCATCAAACATCTTTGAAGTATTACTTATAGATGAATCCATTGTTAACTTTGAATAATATTTACGTGGAGGCGGATCTGGAGGTATTAGATGAGGTTTATTTTCTAACTTCTTATCAGAGTCAGTTTTTGTTACTTCTACACATTTGCAAGATTGCATTGCATTTCCTTGAATAATTAAATCTTCAGCTTTTGTATTATCATTCTGTACCTTTCGACAAATTTGAATTTGAGGAATGTTTCgagtaatattattagtaatattattatatatctgtACATTACTTTCAGTAAAATTCAGATCACTATTTGTCCATACTTGTCTTTGAGCTTGGATATTTTCTTTTACTGATACATTAGCTTttttttctgttaattttttatgttcTGTTAGACCACAGTGGTTTGGTCCATTAAATGTTTGAAGAATCTTCTCAAATTTATTTAGGTTTGAATTATTTTCTCCACTGTTTTGCATAAAACTATTTATTGATTCTAATTTATCTTCATTAGTTTCATGATTGGAACTtgaattatttgtaaaattttgagtattacatatttttgatatattttccgTTTCTACACTTAAATTGTTTGTTATGTTCTTTTTGTCGTATTTATTTACATCAATACTAATACATTCATTATTGCTTTGGTTATTTTCTATACTGATTTTGTGGTTTGCATCAATTACCTTACACATAGAAGTTTTAAACGAATCTAAATGTTCAGATTCAGAACAttgtttttttttgttatcTTGTGTAACATATTTATCAGtatcattattttttttaataatattatcaaaatttatttgaatactTTGTTTTTGATCATCAATATCTCTTAATTTTTGTTGATCTTCGGAACTCGCAAAAGTCAATTGAACATCAGTCTTACTGGATACATTGCTTACATTATTTGCAGACGGTTCTAACGCATGAAACAACTTTTGCCTTCTGTCTTCTATACTGTCAGCGTCCATTGAATCGTACGCTGGTGTACTGTAACTTTTATCTAATCTTCCTCGCTCTTTACTGTTACATATACTAAGTTCCTTACTGCTTATCGTACTCTTACTATTACTATGTTTATCCCTAATAAAATTGTTG from Bombus vancouverensis nearcticus chromosome 9, iyBomVanc1_principal, whole genome shotgun sequence encodes the following:
- the LOC117163686 gene encoding uncharacterized protein LOC117163686, giving the protein MSVPIDYIDLTTDLPDQPSKLRNKDEIFVNLTITKSRKRGSKKQVAQLEDSIMYTKKIQKENHMSFFVGGTAIGMAAGLLAGRLFSNTSIKKNKKFEPEILINKNMKKYSQDDNIYDVYFNKNHRNIRSKSASRYNEKNHIEKPVSPISLNKFDDKLKNDINNINSSCKCNKNEHKVFHDNKSHTPYNISIENNNEYNALTDIFPENTKEETKNNNYFKLENTKQESSYAVQSENNVSVKDENCLKALNVEKEASKAAKIYESMQLTDIFNSLSINFCENSTIYKNLPNITNSGSGSNISSSYTDNASNMATYDTTYSENAEQSNIFNFSSIEDFYETDIISSTKQNNFNDI
- the cnk gene encoding connector enhancer of ksr isoform X1, with translation MAYVNVAEWKTEQVCEWLKGLDNSVLPYVHSFTNHGVNGQQLLSLRPEDLEHLGVLKLGHQEIILEAVEYLRNFHYELDRENLQLLALRLSCQAHSLQNELSHQTDSKPVTTQTLSDVASVIMAVKPLVRWLDRPPFSGQLEYNDKKVELMKLALEMATCAQRDRFAEKPIEEIRTICGQLAKLADYIIQDITDPMILQPASLDLATLKKKPGDDLGFYILPSFHGAHQIAEIKFGSAAHQCGKMEEGDEIVQVNYQTVVGWERKNLLELFRESPAEVLLTLKRRPRHTKIYGQIYIKPYRLPSNKKTSYTTRWQHNLPSPRPELLTIPDFTMPLPRPKNPSPEPASILDTVNMLDTMIIDSSDSDSETDPPLSIRLYSTKPRNSVQRRATITGASPTTKHGIDIEQFWKELKQEHSTTSQLRDKAASCAHGLDNVPSNIRPQTCISIEQNKRKKRNDGQTDDKKVQFQDKSMMKHDVPQIGNTISVINEKKDECKTTQNCEELCSNINTISQISQTSVNVTNNNNLSDTSVPLDECNNFIRDKHSNSKSTISSKELSICNSKERGRLDKSYSTPAYDSMDADSIEDRRQKLFHALEPSANNVSNVSSKTDVQLTFASSEDQQKLRDIDDQKQSIQINFDNIIKKNNDTDKYVTQDNKKKQCSESEHLDSFKTSMCKVIDANHKISIENNQSNNECISIDVNKYDKKNITNNLSVETENISKICNTQNFTNNSSSNHETNEDKLESINSFMQNSGENNSNLNKFEKILQTFNGPNHCGLTEHKKLTEKKANVSVKENIQAQRQVWTNSDLNFTESNVQIYNNITNNITRNIPQIQICRKVQNDNTKAEDLIIQGNAMQSCKCVEVTKTDSDKKLENKPHLIPPDPPPRKYYSKLTMDSSISNTSKMFDDQEKCCTPEKINTRKDLKSLEYYTENHIRSTLDYKDKQDYFDVCNSFTEKLEFIDDMNTLDNELRPSLNLDSTYLEYNDKQIKETKFICDKYEPIVEKSVYTNSTMEYHDTESYSQNTDSPDGLCSSKQFLDHKSKVSEKEKSFEKGVVNKAMMVARSIGLHGSLSKSSSNSPRTNRKRSILFARKRNISVKDIGTGDLEGWLTYRTRGAGGAWAKAWFVLKCSSLYRFKTQNSIKADCLIALTGFTVSRAAEVKSRKYAFKVYHTGTVFYFAADTEDFLALWVDAINKATLGADGHSRNSALFSETDESDSEQKSKTKNVHTSEHKPNFEKSFGSLKKVVRKDSPSYKDHEISGASLDRKYLKFLGARNNVPVPTAQFRSYRRVLPTSTPNKKQDSVPNSPDLQMTIAGSTFYGLCASHSATDMSTSTQDMGDYRRTTDRCLSNRNRRAEDLQGFITLEEFMLLQQEDQRQMTKTRPVSPRMTPLTSDHVHVQHRNFHDNETVNEQSRFVSDGTFNNDVYIRNKNSDEVVNNAASAYGYSRNMDTIHAVRQYSEDFDSERNEYRGESSKHSVHKKSNEFYYANKKKLSDGSNIQQLKPCNSFHCKTITNDQKPSLCHNKSDIVDGSGRQVSLNCEYSTNIYTNQAQSSSNHDISRSYDYYLPKNVNNLSEDMKLTPRRLTRNDGSSGSTNDLTFHTFYETLQRAKKDASISRKGSFNLTNRRDHVSSDKHWLDSLRRGDKKDINCDKTRLKNVAQYHPPPIPTSPFEQEGMTAAFEMHLDKGEQVQKTNRLKNLFGNKCQQKPSTLDLPKETQKTLLGSPRLHRALFKEKCYNQSRLPSRSSSQSPGDSGISQSHSSFSGNSPQTLSQSFSSVSSVSDWSPDTPSPCTPNLISKGIASQPSYQKGHASIGRNSLTPPTLPYIPPPTSPPPDYPGLEYPPVFEPGTYSLLDASLLRNRNKSNRDTH
- the cnk gene encoding connector enhancer of ksr isoform X2 is translated as MAYVNVAEWKTEQVCEWLKGLDNSVLPYVHSFTNHGVNGQQLLSLRPEDLEHLGVLKLGHQEIILEAVEYLRNFHYELDRENLQLLALRLSCQAHSLQNELSHQTDSKPVTTQTLSDVASVIMAVKPLVRWLDRPPFSGQLEYNDKKVELMKLALEMATCAQRDRFAEKPIEEIRTICGQLAKLADYIIQDITDPMILQPASLDLATLKKKPGDDLGFYILPSFHGAHQIAEIKFGSAAHQCGKMEEGDEIVQVNYQTVVGWERKNLLELFRESPAEVLLTLKRRPRHTKIYGQIYIKPYRLPSNKKTSYTTRWQHNLPSPRPELLTIPDFTMPLPRPKNPSPEPASILDTVNMLDTMIIDSSDSDSETDPPLSIRLYSTKPRNSVQRRATITGASPTTKHGIDIEQFWKELKQEHSTTSQLRDKAASCAHGLDNVPSNIRPQTCISIEQNKRKKRNDGQTDDKKVQFQDKSMMKHDVPQIGNTISVINEKKDECKTTQNCEELCSNINTISQISQTSVNVTNNNNLSDTSVPLDECNNFIRDKHSNSKSTISSKELSICNSKERGRLDKSYSTPAYDSMDADSIEDRRQKLFHALEPSANNVSNVSSKTDVQLTFASSEDQQKLRDIDDQKQSIQINFDNIIKKNNDTDKYVTQDNKKKQCSESEHLDSFKTSMCKVIDANHKISIENNQSNNECISIDVNKYDKKNITNNLSVETENISKICNTQNFTNNSSSNHETNEDKLESINSFMQNSGENNSNLNKFEKILQTFNGPNHCGLTEHKKLTEKKANVSVKENIQAQRQVWTNSDLNFTESNVQIYNNITNNITRNIPQIQICRKVQNDNTKAEDLIIQGNAMQSCKCVEVTKTDSDKKLENKPHLIPPDPPPRKYYSKLTMDSSISNTSKMFDDQEKCCTPEKINTRKDLKSLEYYTENHIRSTLDYKDKQDYFDVCNSFTEKLEFIDDMNTLDNELRPSLNLDSTYLEYNDKQIKETKFICDKYEPIVEKSVYTNSTMEYHDTESYSQNTDSPDGLCSSKQFLDHKSKVSEKEKSFEKGVVNKAMMVARSIGLHGSLSKSSSNSPRTNRKRSILFARKRNISVKDIGTGDLEGWLTYRTRGAGGAWAKAWFVLKCSSLYRFKTQNSIKADCLIALTGFTVSRAAEVKSRKYAFKVYHTGTVFYFAADTEDFLALWVDAINKATLGADGHSRNSALFSETDESDSEQKSKTKNVHTSEHKPNFEKSFGSLKKVVRKDSPSYKDHEISGASLDRKYLKFLGARNNVPVPTAQFRSYRRVLPTSTPNKKQDSVPNSPDLQMTIAGSTFYGLCASHSATDMSTSTQDMGDYRRTTDRCLSNRNRRAEDLQGFITLEEFMLLQQEDQRQMTKTRPVSPRMTPLTSDHVHVQHRNFHDNETVNEQSRFVSDGTFNNDVYIRNKNSDEVVNNAASAYGYSRNMDTIHAVRQYSEDFDSERNEYRGESSKHSVHKKSNEFYYANKKKLSDGSNIQQLKPCNSFHCKTITNDQKPSLCHNKSDIVDGSGRQVSLNCEYSTNIYTNQAQSSSNHDISRSYDYYLPKNVNNLSEDMKLTPRRLTRNDGSSGSTNDLTFHTFYETLQRAKKDASISRKGSFNLTNRRDHVSSDKHWLDSLRRGDKKDINCDKTRLKNVAQYHPPPIPTSPFEQEGSPRLHRALFKEKCYNQSRLPSRSSSQSPGDSGISQSHSSFSGNSPQTLSQSFSSVSSVSDWSPDTPSPCTPNLISKGIASQPSYQKGHASIGRNSLTPPTLPYIPPPTSPPPDYPGLEYPPVFEPGTYSLLDASLLRNRNKSNRDTH